DNA sequence from the Paenibacillus physcomitrellae genome:
CCCTGGTGTTTATGATTCATGCTCAAAGCCCGCAGCAGCACAGCTTTGGGTCTGCCTAACTGTTCCGCCAGCTCCGAATGAAGATGCAGGACAAAGAAACCTACGGCTTCGGCTTCAATCACAATGACTACCGGATAACGGTTCTCGTCTTGAAGCGCTAATTCCAGCACTTCCAGCGGCATGGCCGTAAAGGCCTGTTGCTCCTGAGGAAGCTCAAATTTCATCAGGTCTTCGAAAAAGCCGTGCCGGTACAGTTGTAATTCAATCATTCTCCCACCTGCTGATCTTAAGAATTTACGTGGACCGCTGTTGTCTGAGTTAACCGCATCACATAGAAATCCAGCTCCTCGGATTCTATTCTGCTCTTGAACCGCACACCTCTAACGAATCCGGCACGTTCATATACGGTGATGGCCCGTTCATTAAAAGCTGCGACAACCAGCTGAATGCCTGTGGCGCCCATCTGGGTACGCGCGAATTGAATACAGGCCTGGACAAAAGGAACGCCGATTCCTTTGCCTGTCAGCTCTGGCTTCAAGCTCAGACCCAAGTCCAGGAAGCCCGGCTCGTCGTAAATGCCCAGCGGGTACCCGCCAGGTACTCTCGCCGTCTCTCCGGTACACATGAAACCGGAAAGTTCTTCATCTTCAGCTTCATCTCCCGCTTCATCGGGCTGCTTCTTTTCAATTTTGCTTTGAATTTGGCTTTGAGCCTTGATTTCGGCACCCTCTCTGGCCGTAGCGGTCCAGAAAGCCCCGCTCATCAGCTCGGCAATATTCTCTTCGCTGCCGTCCCAGCTGTACAAGGCATAGGGAGGCTCGTAAGTCCAAGTAGAAATTTGGCGCGCGCAAGGTTCATCCATAGGCCGAAACTGAAAATTTGTTGTCATCAAAAGCCCCCTTTCTCTCCCCTTAATTTAGAGTGTGAACATAACTTTTTTGAATTTTGGCCCGTCTGTAGATATTAAGAAGGGAGTGAAACTTTTGAAACGCAAAACCTATATCGCAGCTCTCCTGCTCGCTTTGGTCATTGCCGCGTGGGCTGGCGGGTACTGGAATCACACCTGGGTGTCCCATTCAAGCAGCGGAGAACATACAGGAGATACCGCAGCTTTCACCTGGCTGTCGGCGGATAAGCCGCCTCTTCCCGAGGTTCTGATCAATGGCCAAAAGTTACAGATACGTAGAGAATCATACAGTTGGTGCCAGTCAATCTCCAGCTTGTCAGACCGATCCTGCGTTTCCGCAGACAGTGCAGCTTTATTTGAAACTGCCGGACCTAGTGGACTAAAGACAGCTGTCGCGCAGCCTAATTCACCGATTCAAATACAAGCTCCGAAGCAAATCAATAACCTGTCCATACAGCGGTTAGATCCTCGTAGCGGACAGTTAGCTGAAGACAGCAGCTACACCACTCCAGCCCAAGCCGGAACTTATTATTATCTCATTCACTGTGAATGGCTGGCGGATCAAGGGAACGCCGATTTCAGCTTTGGCGTTGAGATCAAGGATAGCAGCACCTGATAAATCTTCTCCTGCTCCATTGTCCGGAACAAATAGGTTTGACTTCCCGAAGTCAAACTCACTTTGTTGGGGATAAGGAAAAAGGAATTCCGTTTCTTAACGCCCTGCAGCTCGCTGACCCGAAGGTCCAGTTCTTCCTTCATCAGTGCTCCTTTAAAGATTCTAAACGTTACGGCTTCACCGGTAATGGTCAGCTGCCCGGTATAGGTTTCTTTACTGCTTTTCCAATAGTCGGCCTGTCCTTGATATAACACCGTCTCCGTCTGTTGTGATTCCAGCCGTTTCTCCATATCCGAACTTATTCCCCTTTCGCAAATCGTTCTTGAACTTCCTTATAAGCCTCATGCGTGCCAATATCATAAATCTCCCCGTCTGCGAAGAAAGCCCGGACCTCCTGCCGATGGACCAGCCATTCCGGGAATTGGGTAGGTGAATCCGGACTGTTTCCTTCTTCCAGATAACGTTTGACCTGCTTCAAGGTTTCTTTCTTGTACATGTACAAAGCGAAGACGCCAATATTTGAGCGGGGATCGGCCGGTTTCTCCACCAGCCCGGTCACTCTTCCCTCTGTGTCAAGCTCGGCTACACCAATTCTGCGCAGCTCCTCCAGATCATCCGTCTGCCTCACCAGAATGCAATCTTTGTCCACCGAGTGGAAATAATCCACGTAATCCTGCAGATCAAAGGTGAAAATATTATCACCAGCCAGCACGAGCAGGTCATCCTGCAGGTTCTCGCGTTCGATCACATACTGCATGTCACCGATCGCCCCAAGTTTGTCTTCCAGCGACGAAGTTCCGTCATCAAGGATGCGGATCTCCTTGGCAGAACGCCGTCCTTCGAGCCAGGATTCGAACGCTCCTGCATATTTATGGTTGGTCACGATCAGAATCTGACTTAACTGCTCCAGCATCTCCAGCTTGTCTAGTATAAAATCTATTACGCAGGATGTATCCGTAATCGGCAGCAGGCCTTTAGGTCTGTTAAGTGTCAAAGGATATAAGCGGGTCGCATAACCAGCGGCTAAGATCAAGGCTTTCATCGGATTCCTCCTTCGTGAGTACTAAGATGTTGAGATCAGCCGATTAAACCGGGTGCATAACGCTTTAATATCGTCCAGCCGGGCCAAAGCCGTCACCCAATCCTCAGGGACCCTGTCCAAGCCGTAGATCAGACCGGCCAACCCGCCGGTAACTGCGCCGGTAGTATCCGTGTCCTCCCCCAGATTGACTGCTTTTAATACCGCTTCATCAAAACTGCCGGAAGTAAGCAAACACCATAAACTGGCTTCCAGCGTATGTACGACATAACCGGAAGATTGAATTTCTTCACGTTTTAGCTTGGAGATCTCGCCGTTTAAAATCCGGGAAAAAGGCTGTAAATCTTCGTTATGCAGATTCATCCCGCCGATGGTCTCTACGGCTTTGGATATACTATCCGGCAAAGGATCACCGTCAAGCAAACGAATGGCTATTTCGGTATACAGCAAGCAGGCGATGATCGAAACCGGATGTCTATGCGTCACCGATGAGACTTGTGCAACCCCCTCAATGCGAGATTCAAGCTCCTTATTCCGAAGGAAAAAAGCCAATGGCAAAATTCGCATCAAGGAACCATTGCCATTGCTGAATTCCCCGGCCCCGCCCGCCAATTCAGGTGGAACCGCCTCTTCGCGATAATTCTGGATCGCTTTTCGTGTAGCGATGCCAACATCAAAAACGACTCCGTGAGGCGTCCAGTCCCCGTGCTCAAGCCAATTTCCGAACCTGTCAGCCAAATCATACAAATCTATTTTCTCCTGTATAATCAGGCTCTCCATCAGACAAAACATCAGCGAGCTGTCATCCGACCAAGTACCGGGCGGCTGGTGATGGGTACCGTAACCGGCCATTTCCGTAACCGGATCAAGATCCAACGTTTCCCGCGGCTTAAATTCGGCCGGAACGCCTAAGGCGTCGCCTGCACAGAAACCGAGAACAGCCGATTCAAGTTTGCTTCTCATGCTTCCGCCCCTTTTCTTTAATTCTTCTATAACCCTCTTCGACATAAAAAAAGCAATGCCTGCTTCATTCCAAAACCAAGAGATCCGGCAATTCCTGTCTTAAGTCATTTAATAGAGATTCCCTACCAAAAATTAAAACAGGAGTCCCGAAAGAAAAACCTTTCAGGACTCCTGTTCTTTCCTAGATCACATCCTCAAACCTCGCAGCAAACGGACGCCTGCGTATCCAGCACGCTGCCGATGAACCTGGCCACGTCCAGGTGCACGGGGTGGGCCAGGTATTTTTCCATATCAGCCATGGATTCGAACTTCGTAATCAGAATCAAATCATGGGCAGACGGACCCGGGCGTACATTGGCTTCTGCCTGGATGTCGATCAGGACGTCGATCTTCCCTTTCATGCCCAGCAGAACCGACCGGGTATGTTCAATTTGCTCCGGGGAGCGGTCCTTAAGTTTAAGCAGCAAATGGTTGATGATCATTTCCTCGTTAGCCTCGCTTTCTTTTTCCTATTTAATCGTTAATTTTGCGATCTTCCCGCCTTGTGTCTTAAAATGGAAGGTCAGCAGCAGAGGATCGGGAAGTCCGGTTTTGTCATAATCGCCGTCGATCTTGCAGAGGACGGCTATGTTCTCGCCGTGTTGTGTGAAACTGCGCGGTTCCAGCGTCACATTAGGTTCAAAATGGTGTTTGTCGCTCCACTGTTTAATAGCTGCTTTACCCAGCCAATCTTGGCCTTCGTCCACGACCAGCGCCTCCTC
Encoded proteins:
- a CDS encoding GNAT family N-acetyltransferase, giving the protein MIELQLYRHGFFEDLMKFELPQEQQAFTAMPLEVLELALQDENRYPVVIVIEAEAVGFFVLHLHSELAEQLGRPKAVLLRALSMNHKHQGQGYAKQAMLKLPELVKQLFPDQEEIVLAVNEKNEAGRQLYSRCGFEDLGHRNTGRSGLQLVLHYRL
- a CDS encoding GNAT family N-acetyltransferase, giving the protein MTTNFQFRPMDEPCARQISTWTYEPPYALYSWDGSEENIAELMSGAFWTATAREGAEIKAQSQIQSKIEKKQPDEAGDEAEDEELSGFMCTGETARVPGGYPLGIYDEPGFLDLGLSLKPELTGKGIGVPFVQACIQFARTQMGATGIQLVVAAFNERAITVYERAGFVRGVRFKSRIESEELDFYVMRLTQTTAVHVNS
- a CDS encoding nucleotidyltransferase family protein, giving the protein MKALILAAGYATRLYPLTLNRPKGLLPITDTSCVIDFILDKLEMLEQLSQILIVTNHKYAGAFESWLEGRRSAKEIRILDDGTSSLEDKLGAIGDMQYVIERENLQDDLLVLAGDNIFTFDLQDYVDYFHSVDKDCILVRQTDDLEELRRIGVAELDTEGRVTGLVEKPADPRSNIGVFALYMYKKETLKQVKRYLEEGNSPDSPTQFPEWLVHRQEVRAFFADGEIYDIGTHEAYKEVQERFAKGE
- a CDS encoding ADP-ribosylglycohydrolase family protein; protein product: MRSKLESAVLGFCAGDALGVPAEFKPRETLDLDPVTEMAGYGTHHQPPGTWSDDSSLMFCLMESLIIQEKIDLYDLADRFGNWLEHGDWTPHGVVFDVGIATRKAIQNYREEAVPPELAGGAGEFSNGNGSLMRILPLAFFLRNKELESRIEGVAQVSSVTHRHPVSIIACLLYTEIAIRLLDGDPLPDSISKAVETIGGMNLHNEDLQPFSRILNGEISKLKREEIQSSGYVVHTLEASLWCLLTSGSFDEAVLKAVNLGEDTDTTGAVTGGLAGLIYGLDRVPEDWVTALARLDDIKALCTRFNRLISTS
- a CDS encoding Dabb family protein; translation: MIINHLLLKLKDRSPEQIEHTRSVLLGMKGKIDVLIDIQAEANVRPGPSAHDLILITKFESMADMEKYLAHPVHLDVARFIGSVLDTQASVCCEV
- a CDS encoding nuclear transport factor 2 family protein, encoding MEIEQLPQIIKDFMSAANKPDPEAYVACFSEEALVVDEGQDWLGKAAIKQWSDKHHFEPNVTLEPRSFTQHGENIAVLCKIDGDYDKTGLPDPLLLTFHFKTQGGKIAKLTIK